A genomic region of Runella rosea contains the following coding sequences:
- a CDS encoding glycoside hydrolase family 95 protein gives MKKSFFPLVLCLLPLCNVFAQAPIHYKQPARNWNEALPVGNGRLGVMTFGRVNEELLQLNEETLWSGGPVEKNPNPDAIKHLPAVREALKREEYETASKELQKIQGLYTEAYQPLGDLLIKQPFDAQPSAYFRDLDLQNATAHTQFTIEGVTYIRELFVSAPDQVIVLRLTASQKGKLNFSASTKSPHPLLKQITGKNELSMRGKAPAHADPNYVNYNAKPVYYEDPSGCKGMRFDWRIKVQTTDGKVTADTSGISISNATEAILLITAATSFNGFDKCPDSQGRDEKALVESYLKKASAKSIDLIRKAHIADYQKYFNRVKLTLGQSGEAAFLPMDSRLVRYAQMGNDPQLEALYFDFGRYLLISSSRPGGIPANLQGIWNPMTRPPWSSNYTTNINAQMNYWPAEAANLSELHTTFTDWMAGAAATGRETAKNFYGMSGWTVHHNSDIWGASNPVGDKGKGSPSWANWAMGGAWLSQHLWEHYVYSGNESYLKNYAYSLMRDAAQFCLDWLVKDANGKWITSPSTSPENVFITDKGVKQSVSVATTMDMALVYDVFTNVIHAAEHLKVDAELRKTLEERLQNLFPLQIGKKGNLQEWYKDWEDQEPEHRHVSHLFALHPGRYISPLRTPKFTDAARKTLELRGDGGTGWSKSWKINFWARLHDGNHAYKLLRELLKVTGVEGTDYAKGGGTYLNLFCAHPPFQIDGNFGGTSGIAEMLLQSQDGLINLLPALPDAWATGEVKGLKARGGFELDMVWKDGKITRLIVKSALGGNCRLKLPNALTNAKLQPAKGKNPNSFYAVFENKYQTTTPEGSGFVYDLTTEKNKIYILGVN, from the coding sequence ATGAAAAAAAGCTTTTTCCCGCTTGTCTTATGTCTTTTACCGCTATGCAACGTCTTTGCTCAAGCCCCCATTCATTATAAACAACCCGCCCGTAACTGGAACGAGGCGTTACCGGTAGGAAACGGTCGATTGGGTGTTATGACGTTTGGTCGGGTCAATGAAGAACTGCTGCAGCTGAACGAAGAAACGCTCTGGTCGGGCGGCCCCGTGGAGAAAAATCCCAATCCTGATGCCATTAAACATTTGCCAGCGGTGCGGGAAGCACTGAAGCGGGAGGAGTACGAAACGGCTTCCAAAGAATTGCAAAAGATTCAGGGCCTTTATACGGAAGCCTATCAGCCCTTGGGTGATTTGCTCATAAAACAGCCTTTTGACGCGCAACCCAGTGCTTATTTTCGTGATTTGGACCTACAAAATGCCACGGCACACACGCAGTTTACGATTGAGGGCGTTACCTACATCCGCGAGTTATTTGTATCAGCACCCGATCAAGTGATTGTGCTTCGTCTAACGGCTTCGCAAAAAGGAAAATTAAATTTTTCGGCTTCTACCAAAAGCCCACATCCGTTGCTTAAACAAATAACGGGAAAAAATGAACTCAGTATGCGCGGAAAAGCGCCCGCTCATGCTGATCCTAATTATGTGAATTATAATGCCAAACCTGTGTATTATGAAGACCCGTCGGGATGCAAAGGAATGCGGTTTGATTGGCGCATCAAGGTGCAAACCACCGACGGGAAAGTGACGGCCGATACATCGGGAATCAGCATCAGTAACGCCACAGAAGCTATTTTGCTCATTACTGCCGCTACCAGTTTCAATGGCTTCGACAAATGTCCCGATAGCCAAGGACGAGATGAGAAAGCGTTGGTGGAATCGTATCTGAAAAAAGCGTCAGCCAAATCAATTGACTTGATTCGGAAAGCGCATATCGCCGATTATCAGAAGTATTTTAATCGGGTAAAACTAACACTCGGACAATCGGGCGAAGCGGCATTTCTGCCGATGGATTCGCGGTTGGTTCGCTACGCGCAAATGGGTAATGACCCGCAATTGGAGGCGTTGTATTTTGATTTTGGTCGGTATTTGTTGATTTCGAGTTCACGGCCTGGCGGCATTCCTGCCAACTTACAAGGAATTTGGAATCCCATGACACGTCCGCCGTGGAGCAGTAATTACACCACCAACATCAATGCACAAATGAACTATTGGCCCGCCGAAGCCGCCAATCTTTCGGAGTTGCATACCACCTTTACCGATTGGATGGCTGGCGCTGCCGCAACGGGACGCGAAACGGCCAAGAATTTTTACGGTATGAGTGGCTGGACAGTTCACCACAATTCCGACATTTGGGGGGCATCCAATCCCGTGGGCGATAAAGGCAAAGGCAGTCCGTCGTGGGCCAACTGGGCCATGGGCGGCGCTTGGTTGAGTCAGCATTTGTGGGAGCATTATGTGTATTCGGGCAACGAATCCTACTTAAAAAACTACGCCTATTCGCTTATGCGTGATGCCGCACAGTTTTGTTTGGACTGGTTGGTCAAAGATGCCAATGGTAAATGGATTACGTCGCCCTCTACCTCGCCAGAAAACGTTTTTATTACTGACAAAGGCGTAAAACAATCCGTTTCGGTGGCCACTACGATGGACATGGCTTTGGTCTACGATGTGTTTACGAACGTTATTCACGCAGCCGAACACCTCAAAGTTGACGCAGAGTTACGCAAGACTTTGGAAGAAAGACTACAAAACCTGTTTCCATTGCAGATTGGTAAAAAAGGAAATTTGCAGGAATGGTACAAAGATTGGGAGGATCAGGAACCGGAACACCGTCATGTTTCGCACCTGTTTGCACTGCACCCTGGGCGTTATATTTCTCCCCTGCGGACGCCTAAGTTTACAGATGCCGCCCGCAAAACCCTTGAGTTGCGCGGGGATGGCGGTACGGGTTGGAGCAAATCTTGGAAAATCAACTTTTGGGCACGACTCCACGACGGCAACCACGCCTACAAACTTTTACGTGAATTGCTCAAAGTGACGGGCGTAGAAGGTACTGACTATGCCAAAGGGGGCGGCACGTATCTCAATTTATTTTGCGCACACCCGCCGTTTCAGATTGACGGGAATTTTGGGGGTACATCAGGCATCGCAGAAATGTTGCTTCAAAGCCAGGATGGGTTAATTAATTTGCTGCCTGCCTTGCCCGACGCATGGGCCACGGGTGAAGTAAAAGGCCTGAAAGCGCGGGGTGGTTTTGAACTTGACATGGTGTGGAAAGACGGAAAAATCACGCGTTTAATCGTTAAATCAGCATTGGGCGGCAATTGTCGATTGAAACTGCCCAATGCGCTGACGAATGCCAAACTTCAGCCAGCCAAGGGCAAAAACCCTAATTCGTTTTATGCCGTGTTTGAAAATAAATACCAAACCACTACCCCCGAAGGAAGCGGATTTGTGTACGATTTGACAACAGAGAAGAATAAGATTTACATCTTGGGCGTAAATTAG
- a CDS encoding sensor histidine kinase yields MRKPNFTFIQALLWLTLYLFLVFYGVQKVEDWASGITSATIYVGFYLMAVYIQSHWLFPRYFKKNDYGFYLVLSIGVLLGIVILRMYVEYEALFLRLRHHRFYDFTFQHFAFVFITQLLASLFGVMLRVAFDYVALLQRQEQLRSQQIVSELNLLKAQVQPHFLFNTLNNIYALAVAKSDQTPAVVAKLSDIMRYFVDEAPRDLVPLQNELTFLQNYVELEQIRLRFPVNISFEITPPNPQILVPPMLLIPFVENVFKHGVDKTTPNNEAVIIVAVTPEKLYFQVKNTVFEDSKGRWRGLENLQKRLNLLFPEGYELRTERENGYFVASLSFSITTVSTP; encoded by the coding sequence ATGCGCAAACCCAATTTTACTTTTATTCAGGCTTTGCTTTGGCTGACGCTGTACCTGTTTTTGGTGTTTTACGGCGTTCAGAAAGTAGAAGATTGGGCTTCAGGAATCACGAGCGCAACGATTTACGTGGGCTTTTATCTCATGGCGGTTTACATACAAAGTCATTGGCTTTTTCCGCGATATTTTAAAAAAAATGACTACGGATTTTATCTGGTACTTTCCATCGGTGTGCTTTTGGGGATAGTTATACTTCGTATGTACGTGGAGTATGAAGCGTTGTTTTTACGTTTGCGACATCACCGTTTTTACGATTTCACCTTTCAACATTTCGCGTTTGTCTTTATCACCCAGCTCCTTGCTTCGCTTTTTGGGGTAATGCTACGCGTAGCGTTTGATTATGTAGCCTTATTACAACGTCAAGAACAGTTGCGTAGTCAGCAGATAGTGAGTGAGTTGAATTTGTTAAAAGCGCAGGTGCAACCGCATTTTTTGTTCAATACACTCAATAATATTTATGCGTTGGCCGTGGCCAAATCGGACCAAACACCAGCCGTGGTTGCTAAACTTTCAGACATCATGCGGTACTTTGTGGACGAAGCGCCTAGAGACCTTGTACCGCTGCAAAATGAACTTACTTTTCTGCAAAATTACGTTGAGCTAGAACAAATTCGACTTCGTTTTCCCGTCAATATTTCGTTCGAAATCACCCCCCCGAATCCGCAGATACTCGTGCCGCCGATGTTATTGATTCCGTTTGTTGAAAATGTTTTTAAACACGGAGTGGATAAAACTACCCCCAATAATGAAGCCGTAATTATTGTGGCTGTTACGCCTGAAAAACTGTATTTTCAGGTAAAAAACACGGTTTTTGAAGATTCAAAAGGCCGTTGGCGGGGACTGGAAAATTTACAGAAGCGTTTAAATTTGTTATTTCCAGAGGGCTATGAACTGCGTACTGAAAGAGAAAATGGCTATTTTGTGGCGTCTTTGAGTTTTTCAATCACAACAGTAAGTACACCTTAA
- a CDS encoding Uma2 family endonuclease has product MPQVLNIPTMDTMNDDEFFAFCEANRPNGMNFERDKYGHIIFMSPTGSIGGYNDGEIFVEIKLWNRKKNNGIVFPSSTGFTLPDSSIRSPDVAWIRRERWEQVPHELRKKFAPICPDFVVEVISESDTYNEHENKMREWIANGCRLGWLIDSNEQAYMIFTPQNTNPDKQPFGIINGGDVLEGLAIDLRTVFEDIG; this is encoded by the coding sequence ATGCCTCAAGTCTTAAACATACCCACCATGGATACCATGAACGACGATGAGTTTTTCGCATTTTGCGAAGCCAATCGCCCTAATGGAATGAACTTTGAGCGAGACAAGTACGGTCATATTATTTTTATGTCACCAACTGGAAGTATCGGCGGCTATAACGATGGCGAAATCTTTGTTGAAATAAAGCTTTGGAATAGAAAGAAAAACAATGGTATTGTATTCCCCTCTTCTACTGGCTTTACCTTACCCGACAGTTCGATTAGATCTCCCGATGTAGCGTGGATTCGTCGCGAACGCTGGGAACAGGTACCGCATGAGTTACGCAAAAAATTTGCGCCAATTTGCCCCGATTTTGTCGTAGAAGTTATTTCGGAATCAGATACCTATAATGAACACGAAAATAAGATGCGGGAATGGATTGCCAACGGCTGTCGCTTGGGTTGGTTAATAGATTCCAATGAGCAAGCCTACATGATTTTTACTCCTCAGAATACCAATCCTGACAAACAACCGTTTGGAATTATCAACGGCGGTGATGTGTTAGAAGGATTAGCGATTGATTTGAGAACCGTATTTGAAGACATAGGATAA
- a CDS encoding Uma2 family endonuclease: MQTPVLIKMGDLMTDEEFFTFCQLNDTLDFERDSERNIIFMSPTGSSTGNTTSTILGELYFWNKQSNLGYCFDSSTGFLMPNDAVRSPDAAWIKKERWEKLTTEQKEKFAPLCPDFVVEVRSKTDSLKYLQEKMKEYLANGCRLGWLIDRLEEKTYIYRLDKDIETVETFEFVLHGEEVLPNFVFDLKWIQ; the protein is encoded by the coding sequence ATGCAAACACCGGTGCTGATAAAAATGGGGGATTTAATGACAGACGAGGAGTTTTTTACTTTTTGTCAGTTGAACGATACCCTTGACTTTGAACGCGACAGTGAGCGCAACATTATTTTTATGTCACCAACAGGCTCTTCCACCGGAAATACCACTTCTACCATTTTGGGTGAACTTTATTTTTGGAATAAACAATCAAATCTTGGCTATTGCTTTGATTCATCAACTGGATTTCTGATGCCAAATGACGCCGTTCGTTCACCAGATGCGGCTTGGATAAAAAAAGAACGATGGGAAAAGCTCACGACGGAACAGAAAGAAAAATTTGCGCCGCTTTGCCCCGATTTTGTGGTGGAAGTTCGCTCCAAAACTGATTCTCTGAAATATTTACAGGAGAAAATGAAGGAATACCTTGCTAACGGATGCCGTCTGGGATGGCTCATCGACCGTTTAGAAGAGAAAACGTACATTTATCGTCTAGATAAAGACATTGAAACGGTAGAGACGTTCGAGTTTGTCCTCCATGGTGAAGAGGTTCTGCCTAATTTTGTCTTTGATCTTAAATGGATTCAATAA
- the rseP gene encoding RIP metalloprotease RseP, producing the protein MEILVMVGQLILGLSILVGLHEWGHLITAKIFGMRVEKYFIGFPPKIWSIKRGETEYGVGAIPLGGFVKISGMVDESLDTKNLSAEPEPWEFRAKPAWQRLIVMLGGIIVNVITGIIIFVAITYYEGHDYIATKDVKYGIVAHKLGQEIGLRTGDKIVAINGKSFDDFSEVRKVFLESNSYYTVERGGERVDVYVPNDFIEKVSDKKNAKEFIDPIFPFTVRELVPGMPAEKGGLKPGDKIVKLNETPINFYHEIQDALDKSKGQTVTLSVVRGGQTLPLSVKVSPEGTIGFYPEQILNITHIDYSFGESVVVGTGKAFSVVTDNIRGFGKIFRGEVSPSKALSGPIGIAQMFGGVWDWSRFWFLTGLLSMVLAFMNILPIPALDGGHSVLLIYEMVTGHKPSDSFLEGAQKVGMVILLALMVFAFGNDIFKLFR; encoded by the coding sequence ATGGAAATTTTAGTAATGGTCGGGCAGTTGATTTTAGGACTGTCAATTTTAGTTGGATTACACGAATGGGGGCACCTTATCACTGCCAAGATATTTGGAATGCGGGTCGAAAAATATTTCATTGGATTTCCCCCTAAAATATGGTCAATTAAACGCGGTGAAACAGAATACGGCGTAGGAGCGATACCATTGGGTGGATTTGTGAAGATTTCAGGCATGGTCGATGAATCGTTGGATACCAAAAATTTATCGGCCGAACCCGAGCCTTGGGAGTTTCGTGCCAAGCCCGCCTGGCAACGCCTTATTGTGATGCTCGGTGGTATTATTGTCAATGTCATTACGGGTATCATTATTTTTGTAGCCATTACGTACTATGAAGGTCACGATTATATTGCGACCAAAGACGTAAAATACGGAATCGTTGCGCATAAATTAGGTCAGGAAATCGGCCTCCGTACGGGCGATAAAATCGTGGCTATTAATGGTAAATCGTTTGATGACTTTTCGGAGGTCCGCAAAGTATTTCTAGAATCAAACAGTTATTATACCGTTGAACGCGGCGGCGAAAGAGTCGACGTTTACGTGCCCAATGATTTCATTGAAAAGGTCAGCGACAAGAAAAATGCGAAGGAGTTTATCGACCCTATTTTTCCTTTTACGGTGCGCGAACTGGTTCCAGGGATGCCCGCCGAAAAAGGTGGATTGAAGCCTGGCGATAAAATCGTCAAACTCAACGAAACACCGATTAATTTTTACCACGAAATTCAGGATGCCTTGGATAAATCCAAAGGTCAAACGGTTACGCTTTCGGTGGTCCGTGGGGGTCAAACCCTGCCCTTATCGGTCAAAGTTTCTCCAGAAGGCACAATTGGGTTTTATCCCGAACAAATCTTGAATATCACCCATATTGATTATTCTTTTGGCGAATCGGTGGTGGTAGGAACGGGCAAGGCATTTAGTGTAGTAACGGATAACATTCGCGGCTTCGGTAAGATATTTCGCGGAGAAGTTTCTCCTTCAAAAGCCCTCAGCGGCCCCATCGGTATTGCGCAAATGTTTGGCGGTGTTTGGGACTGGAGCCGTTTTTGGTTCTTGACTGGACTTTTGTCAATGGTTTTGGCCTTTATGAACATCCTGCCGATTCCAGCCTTGGATGGTGGGCACTCCGTCTTGTTAATTTATGAAATGGTCACTGGCCACAAACCTTCCGACAGCTTTCTGGAAGGTGCCCAAAAAGTCGGGATGGTCATTTTGCTGGCACTGATGGTATTTGCTTTTGGCAATGATATATTCAAATTGTTTAGATAG
- a CDS encoding rhamnogalacturonan acetylesterase, whose protein sequence is MKTIYSLFASILLFWGIIAAVSPKPTLYIIGDSTVKNGSGKGQDNMWGWGSFLHEHFDTTRIHLENHAIGGRSSRTFITEGRWDKILTNLKPGDFVIMQFGHNDNSAINDSTRARGTIKGLGEETEEIDNILTKKHEIVHSYGWYMRKYVAETKAKGAIPIICSPVPRNSWREGKIATSEAGHRQWAEAVAVSGGAFYIDLFGLIVPQYEALGEEKVKTEFFTLKDNTHTNEAGAKLNTASVVKGLKSLKKCSLKQYLKK, encoded by the coding sequence ATGAAAACTATCTACTCTTTGTTTGCGTCTATTCTCCTTTTCTGGGGAATCATCGCCGCCGTGTCTCCCAAACCTACCCTGTACATTATTGGCGACTCGACCGTTAAAAATGGTTCTGGCAAAGGGCAAGATAACATGTGGGGATGGGGAAGTTTTCTCCATGAACATTTTGACACGACCCGGATACACCTCGAAAATCACGCCATTGGAGGGCGTAGTAGTCGTACTTTTATCACAGAAGGGCGTTGGGATAAAATTCTGACCAACCTAAAGCCTGGTGATTTTGTAATCATGCAGTTTGGCCACAATGACAACAGCGCCATCAACGACTCAACCCGCGCCCGAGGAACCATCAAGGGATTGGGAGAAGAAACTGAAGAAATTGATAATATTTTGACCAAAAAGCACGAGATTGTGCATAGCTATGGTTGGTATATGCGCAAGTACGTGGCCGAAACCAAAGCCAAAGGAGCGATTCCAATTATCTGTTCGCCCGTACCGCGCAACAGTTGGAGAGAAGGCAAAATAGCCACTTCAGAAGCGGGGCATCGTCAATGGGCCGAAGCCGTTGCCGTCTCCGGCGGGGCGTTTTACATTGATTTGTTTGGCTTGATTGTGCCCCAATATGAAGCCTTGGGAGAGGAGAAAGTCAAGACTGAATTCTTTACCCTCAAAGACAATACCCATACCAATGAAGCAGGGGCGAAACTAAACACCGCCTCAGTGGTAAAAGGGTTGAAATCTCTGAAAAAATGTTCTCTGAAACAGTATTTGAAAAAATAA
- a CDS encoding DUF6702 family protein — protein MIKSISFSVLFLLLSFRLHDFHTSITRMDYNAKEKAFEISIRVFTDDLEKALAKDNNGQKIVVVNNDKNDPLVEKYIRKHFALVSSQKQKKAYSYVGKEQEADATWIYIEIPNQEAVTGFSLQNTIMHDLFDDQINLVNLNYQGQKKSYIFKKDDTTLALGI, from the coding sequence GTGATTAAATCTATATCATTTTCAGTACTTTTTCTTTTACTTTCTTTTCGCCTTCACGATTTCCATACCAGCATCACTCGGATGGATTATAATGCCAAGGAAAAAGCCTTTGAAATAAGCATTCGAGTCTTTACGGACGACCTAGAAAAAGCCCTCGCGAAAGACAATAACGGACAAAAGATTGTTGTGGTCAATAACGACAAAAATGACCCGTTGGTAGAAAAATACATCCGCAAGCATTTTGCGTTGGTTAGTTCACAGAAACAGAAAAAGGCGTATTCTTACGTTGGCAAAGAACAAGAAGCCGATGCCACATGGATATACATTGAAATCCCCAATCAGGAAGCAGTCACGGGGTTTTCGCTTCAGAATACCATCATGCACGACCTTTTTGATGACCAAATCAACTTGGTAAACCTCAATTATCAGGGTCAGAAAAAGTCTTATATCTTCAAAAAAGACGACACTACGCTGGCTTTAGGGATTTAA
- a CDS encoding nuclear transport factor 2 family protein, whose protein sequence is MKTPLLLLITLFFSFLSIYAQKTDRQLAEETLRNYMDGGTYGDTVKMMAVFHPTATMKFVDKKTGTFRDVPIAQYLDSVRRNAGVKSNRQTRIVYLDIIGTAAHAKLELDYPTFQFIDFFNLLKTDGQWKVVSKIFYRLDKAPLLAKDTISTNDVFGFALAPGEQQAYFVKSYGGRDSLHLFETQKKNGQWTIPQKASFSGKYKDIDPAFSPSGNVLIFNSNRPTTTSDKNLDFNIWGIRKQSQGWSEPFSLGTVVNSDSSDFYATLAANGNLYFTSLRLGGLGGTDIWRSVFKNGVYQKPENLGSIINSQKGESNPFISPDEKYLIFLSDTEGGLGDSDLYISFQQNGQWSIPQNLGPDINTPLAEFAPSLSPDGKTLFFGRIKRGKPQVENIYYVNDFDKIVAQFLK, encoded by the coding sequence ATGAAAACGCCCCTTTTACTATTGATTACTTTATTCTTTTCCTTCTTGTCGATTTACGCCCAAAAAACAGACCGACAATTGGCCGAAGAAACTCTTAGGAACTACATGGACGGAGGCACCTACGGCGATACGGTCAAAATGATGGCCGTTTTTCATCCCACAGCCACCATGAAATTTGTTGACAAAAAGACGGGTACTTTTCGGGATGTACCCATAGCGCAGTACCTAGACAGTGTGCGCCGCAACGCTGGCGTAAAGTCAAATCGCCAAACCCGAATCGTTTATCTTGACATTATCGGTACGGCGGCCCACGCTAAACTCGAACTTGATTATCCAACGTTTCAATTTATTGATTTCTTTAATCTGCTTAAAACAGATGGTCAATGGAAAGTCGTAAGTAAGATTTTTTATCGTCTTGATAAAGCCCCTTTGCTTGCAAAGGATACCATTTCAACCAACGACGTGTTTGGCTTTGCACTTGCCCCGGGTGAGCAGCAGGCCTATTTTGTCAAATCCTACGGTGGGCGTGATTCGTTGCATTTGTTTGAAACGCAAAAAAAGAACGGCCAATGGACAATACCGCAAAAAGCCTCTTTTTCGGGTAAATACAAAGACATTGACCCTGCTTTTTCACCAAGCGGCAACGTATTGATTTTTAATTCCAACCGACCAACGACCACCTCCGACAAAAACCTTGATTTTAATATTTGGGGAATCCGCAAACAGAGTCAGGGTTGGTCCGAGCCTTTTTCCTTGGGAACGGTTGTCAACTCCGATTCCAGCGATTTTTATGCTACATTGGCGGCCAATGGTAACTTATATTTTACCTCTCTTAGACTGGGTGGATTGGGAGGAACCGACATCTGGCGTTCGGTGTTTAAGAACGGCGTTTATCAAAAACCTGAAAATTTGGGGAGTATCATCAATTCCCAGAAGGGAGAATCCAACCCTTTCATTTCTCCCGACGAGAAATACCTGATTTTTTTATCCGATACGGAGGGAGGTTTGGGCGACAGCGATTTGTATATATCCTTTCAACAAAATGGTCAATGGAGCATTCCCCAAAACCTCGGGCCTGACATTAATACGCCCCTCGCCGAATTTGCACCTTCCCTTTCTCCCGATGGCAAAACGCTCTTTTTTGGGCGCATTAAGCGCGGTAAACCCCAAGTAGAAAACATTTATTACGTGAATGATTTTGATAAAATAGTAGCGCAATTCCTAAAATAA
- a CDS encoding 1-deoxy-D-xylulose-5-phosphate reductoisomerase: MKFPQKHLAILGSTGSIGTQALDVIAANPDAFCVEILTAQNNAELLIQQAGEFRPNVVVIANEDLYDKVFDALDPLGIKVYAGSKAIADVVQMDTIDTVLTSMVGYSGLIPTVKAIEAGKQIALANKETLVVAGELVTALAQKKGVSIYPVDSEHSAIFQCLVGEFHNPIEKIFLTASGGPFRGKTRDELLHVTKAQALKHPNWSMGAKITIDSASLMNKGLEVIEAKWLFGLDVSQIEVVVHPQSIIHSMVQFEDGSIKAQMGLPDMRLPIQFALTYPHRLPADFPRFNFANYPALTFEQPDLKTFRNLQFAFDAIERGGNMACIVNAANEIAVAAFLRDEIGFLEMSDLIETCMQRMTFIQQPTLDDYIETDAETRKVAENWVNIHI; the protein is encoded by the coding sequence ATGAAGTTCCCTCAAAAACATTTAGCCATTCTCGGCTCAACGGGTTCCATCGGAACCCAAGCCCTCGACGTAATAGCCGCCAATCCTGACGCCTTCTGCGTTGAGATTCTCACCGCCCAAAACAACGCTGAATTACTGATTCAGCAAGCGGGAGAGTTTCGCCCCAATGTGGTCGTCATTGCCAACGAAGATTTATATGACAAGGTTTTCGACGCCCTCGACCCGCTAGGTATCAAAGTCTACGCGGGTTCGAAAGCTATCGCAGATGTGGTTCAAATGGACACCATTGATACCGTTTTGACTTCAATGGTGGGGTATTCAGGACTGATTCCGACCGTCAAAGCCATTGAAGCGGGCAAACAAATTGCCCTCGCCAACAAAGAGACCTTGGTCGTAGCGGGCGAATTGGTGACGGCCCTAGCCCAAAAGAAAGGCGTCAGTATTTATCCCGTGGACTCCGAGCATTCAGCGATTTTTCAGTGCCTTGTGGGTGAATTTCATAACCCCATCGAAAAGATTTTCTTGACTGCCTCAGGGGGACCATTTCGTGGAAAAACCCGCGATGAGCTACTGCACGTGACCAAAGCACAAGCCCTAAAACATCCCAATTGGAGTATGGGGGCTAAAATCACCATCGACTCTGCCTCGCTGATGAACAAAGGGCTAGAGGTGATTGAAGCCAAATGGCTATTTGGATTAGATGTTTCACAAATTGAGGTAGTGGTGCATCCGCAAAGCATCATTCATTCCATGGTGCAGTTTGAGGACGGCAGCATCAAAGCCCAAATGGGCCTACCCGATATGCGCTTGCCGATTCAATTTGCGCTCACGTATCCGCACCGCCTGCCCGCTGATTTTCCTCGGTTCAACTTCGCCAATTATCCCGCGCTGACGTTTGAACAACCCGATTTGAAAACTTTTCGTAATTTGCAATTCGCTTTTGACGCCATCGAGCGGGGCGGAAATATGGCCTGCATCGTCAACGCCGCCAATGAAATAGCCGTAGCAGCTTTCCTTCGCGACGAGATTGGATTTCTGGAAATGTCGGACCTTATCGAAACTTGTATGCAACGCATGACGTTTATACAACAGCCAACGCTCGATGATTACATCGAAACCGACGCCGAAACCCGAAAAGTAGCCGAAAATTGGGTCAACATTCATATTTAG
- the rplT gene encoding 50S ribosomal protein L20 has protein sequence MPRSVNHVASRARRKKILKLAKGYYGRRKNVWTVAKNAVEKGLVYAYTGRKHKKRNFRALWIQRINAAARQEGLSYSALMGKVHAAGIELNRKVLADLAMNHPEAFKAVVEKVK, from the coding sequence ATGCCACGTTCGGTAAATCACGTCGCTTCGCGGGCTCGCCGCAAAAAAATCTTAAAACTGGCCAAAGGTTACTATGGCCGTCGTAAAAACGTTTGGACCGTTGCTAAAAACGCCGTTGAAAAAGGGCTTGTTTATGCATACACTGGTCGTAAACACAAGAAAAGAAATTTCCGCGCGTTGTGGATTCAGCGTATCAACGCTGCTGCTCGTCAAGAAGGATTATCTTATTCTGCTTTGATGGGTAAAGTTCACGCCGCTGGTATCGAACTGAACCGTAAAGTACTTGCTGATCTTGCAATGAATCACCCTGAGGCATTCAAGGCAGTAGTCGAAAAAGTAAAGTA
- the rpmI gene encoding 50S ribosomal protein L35: protein MPKVKTHSSAKKRFKLTGTGKIKRKHAFHSHILTKKSTKRKRNLVGFTLVDDTNLDRVKLMLKI from the coding sequence ATGCCTAAAGTAAAAACACACTCAAGTGCTAAGAAGCGTTTTAAGCTTACCGGCACCGGGAAAATCAAGCGTAAGCACGCTTTCCACAGTCACATTTTGACTAAAAAATCAACAAAACGTAAGCGCAACTTGGTTGGCTTTACGCTGGTTGATGACACAAACCTTGACCGTGTCAAATTGATGCTCAAGATTTGA